In Fervidobacterium thailandense, the genomic window GGACCGAGGAAGTAGCTTCGATGACTCCCTCGATCTTGAATTCCTCTATCACCTCATCAAGTATCTTATGATTGGCCTCTATCAGGTCTTCGGGTTTACCGGTATCCTTCCACCAACCGTAGATGATGTGTCCCTCCACCGTTCCACGGTGTTGGATGAGCCAATCTATCGCGTCTGTTATCTCGTACTCACCCCTCCAGGAGGGTTTTATGTTTGCGATACCTTCGAATATATCTTTCCTGAACAAGTAAAGCCCGATTATTGCTAGGTTTGAAGGTGGATCTTTTGGTTTCTCTATCGTCTTCACGATGCGATTGTTCTCCATTACTGCGATACCAAACCGCGACGGATCACTCACAGGAGAGAGCATGATGAGTGCACTCAACTCTTTCTTTTCTTCAAATTCTTTAACAAATGGACGTATGTCGTCCAGGATTAGGTTATCTCCAAGGTACATGAGGAATTCTTCGTCACCCAGGAAGTCCTTGGCCATACTTACAGCGTGCGCGAGGCCTTTCGGTTCCGGTTGGAGTATGTAGGTGAGATGAACTCCAAATTCACGGCCATCACCGAGCGTTTTCTCGAAATCTTCCTTGTTTTCTGGGCTAACTATGATTCCGATCTCGGTTATCCCAGCACTTTTAATTTTCTCGATGGTGTAAAGGATAACGGGTTTGTTCGCAACCGGTATGAGGTGTTTGGCTGTGGTGTAGGTTAATGGTCTGAGTCTTGTACCTTTACCAGCGCATAGCACTATAGCTTTCATGAACGTTCCCTCCCAATCACCTGCGATGAGTTTATTTTCTATGCAACTACGATTATACCATTTATCTCACTTTTTTAAATGTGGATCCGCAGTTTTTTTAAGCCGATTCTTTCCGAAGTTATGCGTTTTAACTCTCGACTGAATCTCCGGAGAGTTGAAATACACATTTTACTCGTTCTCTTAAAGTCTTGCGAACAATTCTTGTCAGAAAGGGGCGTTCTTGCTGTCTATATTATTCGGAAATAGTTGAGTTCAAAAGGCGAGTGGAGGTGTTGCGAGTGAAGAAAACGTGGGAAGGTGGTAACTGCTACGAATTTTCCCTGGATCATCACCTCGAGTTCTTCTCAAAAGCCGGTAGCCTGTTCGAAGGGCGCTGGTCATTCTACGGAAACGAGGAGTCCGCACTCTCACTTTTCCAGAAAATGTGGGCGCTGAATAGCCTTGAGGATAGATTGTTGTCCATGAAGCTCCTGTTCTGGTTACGCGATTGCCGTGGTGGAGCTGGGAACAGGAGTGGGTTCAGGTCATGTGCCAAGTGGCTCGCGGTCAACGACGCGCGATGGATGGAGGCGAACCTTGAACTGGTACCAGAGCACGGTCGCTGGGACGACTTGAAGGTCTTCTTCGGGACACCGCTCGAAGAAGCAGCCGCAAGGCTCTGGGCGCGGGCAATAGCCGACGGTAACGTACTCGCTGCAAAGTGGG contains:
- a CDS encoding glucose-1-phosphate thymidylyltransferase, with the translated sequence MKAIVLCAGKGTRLRPLTYTTAKHLIPVANKPVILYTIEKIKSAGITEIGIIVSPENKEDFEKTLGDGREFGVHLTYILQPEPKGLAHAVSMAKDFLGDEEFLMYLGDNLILDDIRPFVKEFEEKKELSALIMLSPVSDPSRFGIAVMENNRIVKTIEKPKDPPSNLAIIGLYLFRKDIFEGIANIKPSWRGEYEITDAIDWLIQHRGTVEGHIIYGWWKDTGKPEDLIEANHKILDEVIEEFKIEGVIEATSSVHGRVSIGEGTEVVNSVIRGPVIIGKNCTISNAYIGPYTSIGNGVLIENCEIENSIVMDEVRISNFSARIDSSLIGKKVEITEMDGKPKGVQIIAGDLSKVIVAK